One window from the genome of Metabacillus flavus encodes:
- a CDS encoding ParM/StbA family protein — translation MNLSRIAAVDVGNDAVKALFGKLDSELYIPNVIARDLEDRPVIGIEELNEKDPLENIHIRVHSPALKENNVIYRVGSLAAKSNNSTELDPGSSKSEEDQTLVMLFASLALDAVNGTVEKGFKKNNQVIDANYTLGTGLPLREVKEGKDVGYRSQLLGSVHQVEFLVTPKYQGLKVNIKFDEVKVYPEGFAAYVNLVMDNDLNIINKDLIDKRILIQDIGGLSTDIAVIRNRNVDDDKAQGFNLGVSESLEAIREEILTKHGVELDSRRDVVEIITRKNDRNHIMVKGSRTSVHDITDRILLELAKKQYRFLRNVWQRNSQTEICYFVGGGASVLKDYLKALNNNLDGYNIEFFEDEKESIWMMSNAYYKLISDFVRKTAKPEKKDEKQPASSSK, via the coding sequence ATGAATCTTTCTAGAATTGCAGCAGTCGATGTCGGGAATGACGCAGTTAAAGCATTGTTCGGAAAACTAGACTCAGAACTATACATACCAAATGTGATTGCAAGAGATTTAGAAGATCGTCCGGTTATTGGAATTGAAGAATTAAACGAAAAAGACCCTCTGGAGAACATTCACATCCGTGTGCACTCCCCTGCCCTGAAAGAAAACAACGTAATTTATCGAGTAGGAAGCCTTGCTGCGAAGAGCAATAATTCCACGGAGCTGGACCCTGGAAGCAGCAAATCCGAAGAGGATCAGACGCTTGTTATGCTGTTTGCTTCATTAGCTCTTGATGCAGTTAACGGCACAGTGGAAAAAGGCTTTAAGAAAAACAATCAGGTAATTGATGCAAATTATACGCTTGGAACCGGTCTTCCTTTGAGAGAAGTAAAAGAAGGAAAAGATGTCGGGTACCGCTCCCAGCTGCTTGGTTCTGTTCATCAAGTAGAATTCCTGGTAACACCGAAGTATCAAGGACTGAAAGTTAATATCAAGTTTGATGAAGTGAAAGTTTATCCGGAGGGATTTGCAGCGTACGTTAATCTTGTCATGGATAATGACTTGAACATTATTAATAAAGATTTGATTGATAAGCGGATCCTCATCCAGGACATCGGCGGGCTTTCGACAGATATCGCTGTAATCCGCAACCGTAATGTGGATGATGATAAAGCGCAAGGTTTTAACTTGGGAGTTTCAGAATCTCTTGAGGCAATCAGAGAAGAAATTCTTACGAAGCATGGTGTGGAGCTTGATAGCCGCAGAGACGTGGTTGAAATCATCACCCGCAAGAATGACCGCAACCACATCATGGTAAAAGGAAGCCGTACAAGCGTACATGATATTACAGACCGTATTCTTTTAGAATTAGCGAAGAAACAATATCGCTTCCTGCGCAATGTTTGGCAGCGCAATTCTCAAACGGAGATCTGCTACTTTGTAGGAGGCGGGGCATCTGTATTGAAGGATTACCTCAAAGCGCTCAATAACAATCTTGATGGCTATAATATTGAGTTTTTTGAAGATGAAAAAGAAAGCATCTGGATGATGTCCAATGCTTACTACAAACTGATTTCGGATTTTGTCCGCAAAACAGCTAAACCAGAAAAAAAGGATGAAAAGCAGCCGGCTTCCTCATCCAAATAA